Genomic segment of Drosophila ananassae strain 14024-0371.13 chromosome 2L, ASM1763931v2, whole genome shotgun sequence:
aaattttattttttttcctaaatGGACGCCAAAATCAACCACCTCCTCTTTTAGTTGCAAGTTGTGGTTGCCGATTGCATAGGCAAATATCAAGCGCCAAAACGCTATATATGTAGCGAATAAAAtgacattttaataaaattagaGGAAGAAGATTGAGGGTGCTCCAAGAGGAGACTCGCAAATCCTTCTGCAGCAGATGACTATCTCTAATGTAAACTTGACAAACTTTATCGAAGCCCTGGAATCATCAACCTGGAATCGGCGCCGAAAGGCTTCAAGACAGTGCTTAGAGAAAACCACTAAGTTAGTTGAGTTGGATGGCCCAGGCATGAATCTATGCTGATTGTGTGATTTAAGGCTACGTATCAAAAATGTTAACTTTTTGGTGACTATAAGCTTAAGCAACTTGGCAATGTTAGAAATCTTGGCGATAGGACGGTAGTTGGTGACTTCTGACCTACTGCCACCTTTATGAATGGGCGTGATCGAGGAAATTTTCCATCGAAAAGCTAATTCACCCGATGATAGTGATAAGGAGAACAGAAGTTGCAGTGGCAAAGGATGAGATACATTTCTTTATGAAGAATGGGGAGATACCATCCATGTCAGTAGTATAAGACTTATTAAAGTAAGGTCACAATCTAATATGTCCAAGTTTCCAACCTTAAGAAAAGGCAAAATTTTGTGAATTACTTCCTGCTCATCTCAAGAGTCCATCAAAACTGGCAATATCGGCATTAATAAAAGGTTCTTTAATACACATTTAAGAAATAGGTGAAGCGgaagtaaaaaaaacaataatattaaataatttttttggattttattttttcgctccGACAATAGTGGTtatcttttgatttttttttcgctttaaaaataatgatcattttaagatttttaaaataaaaataattattcccTGGTTTTTTATCCTGGCTATTTTAAAGGCGTTTTCCAGATAAACATTCCAGATTAGATAAACATTTTAGAGGAAATTTATAGGAAAACATTTTTACTCTGTGACGATGTTATCGACAAAACCGTACCAAATACAATAGTCAAATTTAGCAGTGGCTCGGCCATACACATCGATATGGAGTGCTACAGACAAATTGATTAATTTCAAGCTTAAACAGCAGAAGAATACGGCTGGAACACTGCCAAGaaaaactattattattataacaGTTATTATTAACTGTTATATGAAACAATTTTACACAAtttttgtacataaaatatttttggaacgTTTTTTAGTCCATTAAAACACCGgacgaagccgaagttgatatacccttgccgTTAAGCAGTAGcgtatattattattatatatatcggatcgtttatagttggccgatccttatgagaatttcaccagcaaatcaattttctaataaaaatgtttaaaacaaccccaagcatctttaaaaatagcaaggttgttccatttgcgatcgttcagttacatgccagctataggatatagtcggtcgaccCCTCCGTAGAGACTagcttgcgtagaaacagacagacggacatacatatatcgactcaagaggtcatcctgatcaagaatttaTAGtatatgtctccttcactgcattacacatttttacgcaaaaaaatcattacagATGTCCAAAATTCCTAAAGGGACAAACTTTATTCTGTTTAATTAATTGTTTAATTGTTATTtagtaatatatgtatattttttcaggTTTCAGACTGTGTTAATACTTTTTCAGAACACGGTCTTTTACCTTTACAAATGGCCCTAACAgcaaaaaacatgaaaatttcCCAAACACTTGTGGAAAACGGAAGGGCAAATATTAATGCGCATGACAAAGAGGTATGAAAATTAGCCAAATACCTTTATAAGTAACgagtaaaaatataaaagaattaTCGCACATAGAAGCTTAAAAATAGTCTCGTTTTGccgagaaaaaataaatactatatTAACTTTATaatataacaatttttaaataacaataatagGGTTCGCCGCTGCTTATATGGGCTCTGAGAAATGGTGACATTTATTCAACAaactttttgttaaataaaaattgcctTTTGGACCTCGTGTCAAGGTAAATAcgtttgtttcttttttaagtttttatcaGGGGTGGCACAGAAATCGACAGCGGAGTTTTAAGGTTTTTAGCCATTACACAAAACAGTTACCTTTACAAAATCAGAAGCCTTTTACGATTTAATTTCCCATGGGGTTGCACTATGGTCCAGGCGACCACTTTTGTTGgcataaattaataactcaAGAATGGAACCAGATTTTtcgattaaaatttaaaaaaaatgggtgTGGCACCaccttttaaaaaatttttgttttattttattaattgttcTAAAAAATGATCGTGTGGgaacaaatataaaatttattttaagttttaataaaaaacaaagataAAAACTGCATAAAGGAAAGCGCTTCAGAGATCTGAAATAAATATGGTTTAAGTTTGTATTATGCTTATTATATTTGATTAAATAACAGACCTTAATGTTGTCAAAGcccttaattttattttaagttttgaaaaaataaaaaattgcttTCTCCTTCGATTCTTGGGTCTTTACAGACTTCAAAGTTTCAAACATTTCCGATTTGTTGAATTTGAGGTTATGAACTTCAAACGCAATTCCAAAAAAGTGGTTGAAAGTGGCAATTCTGTCTATATACAatcgaaaaagaaataattgcTCTACGCCGTACAATAGGTTTCAAGGTTGGACTAGGCTGGACTCACTTTCTACAGCCTTTTAAAAACAAGATTTCTAAGCAAATTTTCTCTATTGAGACAATTCACTTTAACATATAACTACGAAGGTGCAAACCCCactaatttttatacccttgcagagggtattataaagTTGGAAAGGGTAAAAGGGTATTATaaagaaggatgggagtttcaatggattcctcttttgtcaaaataattcgatatgccaaatttcataaggatcggccaactatatacgatccgctatatacctaataatataagatgcgtggcgccacctagcggactgcgactcaactacaagggtatataaacttcggctccgcccgaagttagctttcctttcttgttattcaTAACTTAAGGTTGATCAGAATATTGTCCTTTATCCGTAATGAAAATGtctctttatttttcaatttacaattttCTGACTTCGGATTTCACGAATGAAGCGCCATCTATGAAAATTTTTGGTATGCAACATTGATAGTCAGTCTTCGCTGAatacaattcctttaaaaccacttctttattttaacttttaaaatttgaattttggccaacaaaagTGGTCGTCTGGATCATAGTGGGTTGGTAGCAACTTCATTGAttcaaaaaaatcatttattttaacacttataattttaataattttattaacatttattttgaatttggGCCTCAAATAATATGCAAGTTAAAGAAATCCTAAACTAACATCTTCAAACAACCGAATGACTTGACGCGATGCCACTTGACAAAAGTATAAATTCccaaaaatgttttcaaaaattttacaacggtaaaatattttgtttactttaacaaatgttattattttcagtaaaattaaaaaaaatgtaatcttGTTTCACGaatatatattgttttaatACCTTGCATTGAGTTctgaataaaaaattaaagaaaacaagaagggaaagctaacttcgggcggagccgatgttgatatacccttgcagttaatgTTGttccattttcgatcgttcagttatatgtcgtctataggatatagtcgggcgatccttatgaaatttggcaaatatggcagctataggatatagtcgaccgatcccggccgttccgacttatgtactacctgtaAAAAAAAgacggatgtgtgcaaagtttcaactcgatagctttaaaactgagagactagtttgcgtagaaaccgacaggcggtggtcctgatcaagaatgtatacactttatagggtcggagatgtcttctttactgcattgcacacttttgaccaaaattataataccctctgcaagggtataaaaatagatGGCACCACCTAAGCCAGCCGAATGATAACTTTATCATAGCGGGAACATTATATAAAGGTCGAATAGGCTATGTCACACCTGAATATAATTTAGGAGGTTTCGGGTGGGAACGTTTTCTGTGGCACCCCTTTATATATGTAATATTTCCAGTATACTCCAGTATTATTACGCTTCACAACGTTTTTTTATAGATCTTCATCAGATACAGCTTTACACATAATTTGCAATTATAATTGTAAAAATGAAAAGTGGAAAGAAATTatggaaattggaaaaaaaattctacAGAGAAGACCCAACGTAAACATGCAAAATGCTAAGGGAGAATCACCTTTGCACGTAGCTGTCATTAGTGACAATAAAGAAATGGTGCACGAACTTCTTAAAGTACCTAATATTGACATTAATTTGCAAACTTTTGAAGGAAAGTCTGCTTTGGAGCTAAGTTTAACGTCCGAAGAACTAGACTTTAGTATCGCTTCAAATCTTTTAAATATAGGTGCAGATCCCAATGTAGTGAAATCATTAACAGGGGACAGTTTACTTCAGTTTTTTGCAATAAGGGGAGAACTTTATGAGGACGCAGCAATTTTCATGACGGAGTTTTCAAATCTGGATCACAAAAATTTTCGAGGGTTAACAGCATTACACATAGCAGCTTCGAATAATCAATCAAACATAGTGAGGAAGTTGCTAATAAAAGGAGCATCATGCAATATATTATCGGGTGATGAGTTCTTAAGATCACCTATACATATGGCAGTTGACGCTAATTCTGTAGATACTTTGGAAGCTTTTGTTCAGATGAAAAATTCTGTTAATACTATGATAGATTTTAACTGTAAAGATGGCAATGGGGACTCGCCTTTAAGCTTATGTTTATCTCTTAATAGAACACATTTAGTACCCATTTTAATTCGCGGTGGTGCGGACGTTAATTTTAGAAATTCAGAACACTTAACTCTATTGCATCAATCAATTTTAAAGCGAGATGATGAGACTGCTGTGTATTTACTTGAAAATGGTGCAGACTTTACCACAGTAAAAGGTAAGATATTTAGATGAGTATATTGGCTGTTgctattatatatttttttattagggGAACAGTCGTCTCCATTAATTTTGGcaattgaattaaatctaCCGAGAGTGGTAGATGCCCTTTGCATAAAAGGAGCTGCACTTAGCACCTCTGATAATAATGGAATTTCACCATTGTGGACTGCTCTACAATTGGGGTACGAACTTGAGGCGCAGATACTTGTAAGGCACGGCGTTGATACTGACTGTTGGGACATTGGACCAAATGGGTGCATGCAAACACTTTTACATCGCGCAATAGAGGAACGAAAAGATTTTGCTGCTATATTTCTTATTGAAAGCCAATGCGACTTGGACTCTGCACGGCAACCAGGCCCGAACGATGAAGGTGCCGAAAGTGGACAAGATAAATCTTCCCCATTGCATTTGTGTTGTCGGTGGGGTCTTACCAAAGTACTCCAGACCCTAATTGACCATGGTGCTAATGTAAACTTGCAAGATACTGATAAGAAATCACCGCTTCATATAGCTATCGAAAACAATTACGATGAAATAATAACTATTCTTCTTTGTCATCCGGTCATAGACCTAAAAATACGAGATATATCTGGTAATACATCCTTTACAACTGCCTTAGAAGTACGTAATCACAAGGCTGCACAGCGTATTTTAGATAGACTCCCATCAGCAGCTGAGCAAATGGATCAAAGGGGGCGCAACTTCTTGCATCTAGCTATTGCAAAAGATGATTTAGAAAGTgttctttttttaatatcagTGCAGGTAGATGTAAATTCCCGTGTGCATGATGCCAATCAATCTACGCCATTACATTTGGCTGCATCATCCCAAAATGAAATGATTActagaaatttaattttagctGGTGCCCGCATAAATGAAAGGGATGCGTTACAAAAAATTCCTCTGCATACTGCTATCGAACTGGGAAACCTTTCCGCTGTATCTgctttaattcaaaataatgcTGACTACGACGCAATAGACGTTGACGGCAATAATGCTTTACACCTTGCTGTTCGTAACGGGCAGTTTTTAATTGTTCGGGAACTTTTAACAGAATCAACGGTAAACGCAGAAGCTATGAATTTTAAAGGACGGAATCCTTTGCATGAACTATGTCGAGTTGTTGAGGACAATACCGCTGCTACCATTTGCGAGTTATTTCTAGAGTGTATGCCTAAATACCCAATTAACATTCCTGATATGGATGGAAATACTCCGTTACTTCTCTCTTTCATGCGTGGGCAGTCACCACTTTGTAAAGTTCTTGTAAAAGCAGGCGCTTGTTTAGGAACTGAAAACAAGGATggaattaatatttttaactttaagcTTGCCACAAACCAATTGCTCCACAAATTGTTAGATCAATTGCCGCAGGAATCACCCTGGTCAGAGTCTGATGTATGTCAAGAATGTACCGTAAAATTTACAATTACCATGCGAAAACATCATTGGTATGTATATAATTTAGTCTCTTGATTTTATATTCTAATGTGATTTTCTTTTAACGAAGCCGACATTGTGGACGTGTTCTTTGTTTTAAATGTTCCAATAACGATGttccaattttgaaatttggtATAAACAAACCGGTCAGAGTTTGCTTCGTCTGCTTTACCATATTGCAGTGTGGAAATGGAATGTAACTTTTTATAAAATGATTAGTACAAgttattatttgaaaaaagTACACCTAATGTTTAttcaaagcaaaaaataaaaaaatttacaaaaaatttagtgtcattcaaaacaaaaagaagTGGTGTCTATACAAAAAAGTTGTTTTATTTAGCTGCGGTTCggacaataattttttttatattttagtaaaataaaaataaatataaataatattctgGATACTAGTACTATATATCTGTACTTTATTTACGCATTTTCTTACCAAAAGACCAAGAttcttttttgatttttggattTAAAAATGTCCAATTTTATTGAGCAGAGAAGTGTCCAATTTTTGTTTGTGGAATAAAGTTTCGGCTGCGATAACACTGAGGATGTTGCGGAAGGCACCCTCTTAAATTTCATTCCGCAAACAAAATTTGATGGCACTTCTCTGCTCTATGAAATCAGTCATTG
This window contains:
- the LOC26515379 gene encoding rabankyrin-5 isoform X1, with the protein product MSKPQSAVTAKIITDVHMYIYTHIGENNISSEIKLENHFTLKEEYTKLQQDYAKLEQKYNDIVATQSCGDYTGELTSFSTRLSLTAASLYGRNTYSDINIRTISKIFPAHRFVLHARSEKWQDDALCSIHELDWSDIEEDIVLVLLRWIYTDLVDLHHDGLTLDLIKVAHRFSLPTLLGLCEKALVSSAGIRSCVRFYCVAEEIGASTLLEYCSGIISTHWNDLTCEDFEHMSGPLLFKMLKNKSKNPLHSAVKLEREDVVLLCINENSDTVSDCVNTFSEHGLLPLQMALTAKNMKISQTLVENGRANINAHDKEGSPLLIWALRNGDIYSTNFLLNKNCLLDLVSRSSSDTALHIICNYNCKNEKWKEIMEIGKKILQRRPNVNMQNAKGESPLHVAVISDNKEMVHELLKVPNIDINLQTFEGKSALELSLTSEELDFSIASNLLNIGADPNVVKSLTGDSLLQFFAIRGELYEDAAIFMTEFSNLDHKNFRGLTALHIAASNNQSNIVRKLLIKGASCNILSGDEFLRSPIHMAVDANSVDTLEAFVQMKNSVNTMIDFNCKDGNGDSPLSLCLSLNRTHLVPILIRGGADVNFRNSEHLTLLHQSILKRDDETAVYLLENGADFTTVKGEQSSPLILAIELNLPRVVDALCIKGAALSTSDNNGISPLWTALQLGYELEAQILVRHGVDTDCWDIGPNGCMQTLLHRAIEERKDFAAIFLIESQCDLDSARQPGPNDEGAESGQDKSSPLHLCCRWGLTKVLQTLIDHGANVNLQDTDKKSPLHIAIENNYDEIITILLCHPVIDLKIRDISGNTSFTTALEVRNHKAAQRILDRLPSAAEQMDQRGRNFLHLAIAKDDLESVLFLISVQVDVNSRVHDANQSTPLHLAASSQNEMITRNLILAGARINERDALQKIPLHTAIELGNLSAVSALIQNNADYDAIDVDGNNALHLAVRNGQFLIVRELLTESTVNAEAMNFKGRNPLHELCRVVEDNTAATICELFLECMPKYPINIPDMDGNTPLLLSFMRGQSPLCKVLVKAGACLGTENKDGINIFNFKLATNQLLHKLLDQLPQESPWSESDVCQECTVKFTITMRKHHCRHCGRVLCFKCSNNDVPILKFGINKPVRVCFVCFTILQCGNGM
- the LOC26515379 gene encoding rabankyrin-5 isoform X3, yielding MALTAKNMKISQTLVENGRANINAHDKEGSPLLIWALRNGDIYSTNFLLNKNCLLDLVSRSSSDTALHIICNYNCKNEKWKEIMEIGKKILQRRPNVNMQNAKGESPLHVAVISDNKEMVHELLKVPNIDINLQTFEGKSALELSLTSEELDFSIASNLLNIGADPNVVKSLTGDSLLQFFAIRGELYEDAAIFMTEFSNLDHKNFRGLTALHIAASNNQSNIVRKLLIKGASCNILSGDEFLRSPIHMAVDANSVDTLEAFVQMKNSVNTMIDFNCKDGNGDSPLSLCLSLNRTHLVPILIRGGADVNFRNSEHLTLLHQSILKRDDETAVYLLENGADFTTVKGEQSSPLILAIELNLPRVVDALCIKGAALSTSDNNGISPLWTALQLGYELEAQILVRHGVDTDCWDIGPNGCMQTLLHRAIEERKDFAAIFLIESQCDLDSARQPGPNDEGAESGQDKSSPLHLCCRWGLTKVLQTLIDHGANVNLQDTDKKSPLHIAIENNYDEIITILLCHPVIDLKIRDISGNTSFTTALEVRNHKAAQRILDRLPSAAEQMDQRGRNFLHLAIAKDDLESVLFLISVQVDVNSRVHDANQSTPLHLAASSQNEMITRNLILAGARINERDALQKIPLHTAIELGNLSAVSALIQNNADYDAIDVDGNNALHLAVRNGQFLIVRELLTESTVNAEAMNFKGRNPLHELCRVVEDNTAATICELFLECMPKYPINIPDMDGNTPLLLSFMRGQSPLCKVLVKAGACLGTENKDGINIFNFKLATNQLLHKLLDQLPQESPWSESDVCQECTVKFTITMRKHHCRHCGRVLCFKCSNNDVPILKFGINKPVRVCFVCFTILQCGNGM
- the LOC26515379 gene encoding rabankyrin-5 isoform X2, which produces MGENNISSEIKLENHFTLKEEYTKLQQDYAKLEQKYNDIVATQSCGDYTGELTSFSTRLSLTAASLYGRNTYSDINIRTISKIFPAHRFVLHARSEKWQDDALCSIHELDWSDIEEDIVLVLLRWIYTDLVDLHHDGLTLDLIKVAHRFSLPTLLGLCEKALVSSAGIRSCVRFYCVAEEIGASTLLEYCSGIISTHWNDLTCEDFEHMSGPLLFKMLKNKSKNPLHSAVKLEREDVVLLCINENSDTVSDCVNTFSEHGLLPLQMALTAKNMKISQTLVENGRANINAHDKEGSPLLIWALRNGDIYSTNFLLNKNCLLDLVSRSSSDTALHIICNYNCKNEKWKEIMEIGKKILQRRPNVNMQNAKGESPLHVAVISDNKEMVHELLKVPNIDINLQTFEGKSALELSLTSEELDFSIASNLLNIGADPNVVKSLTGDSLLQFFAIRGELYEDAAIFMTEFSNLDHKNFRGLTALHIAASNNQSNIVRKLLIKGASCNILSGDEFLRSPIHMAVDANSVDTLEAFVQMKNSVNTMIDFNCKDGNGDSPLSLCLSLNRTHLVPILIRGGADVNFRNSEHLTLLHQSILKRDDETAVYLLENGADFTTVKGEQSSPLILAIELNLPRVVDALCIKGAALSTSDNNGISPLWTALQLGYELEAQILVRHGVDTDCWDIGPNGCMQTLLHRAIEERKDFAAIFLIESQCDLDSARQPGPNDEGAESGQDKSSPLHLCCRWGLTKVLQTLIDHGANVNLQDTDKKSPLHIAIENNYDEIITILLCHPVIDLKIRDISGNTSFTTALEVRNHKAAQRILDRLPSAAEQMDQRGRNFLHLAIAKDDLESVLFLISVQVDVNSRVHDANQSTPLHLAASSQNEMITRNLILAGARINERDALQKIPLHTAIELGNLSAVSALIQNNADYDAIDVDGNNALHLAVRNGQFLIVRELLTESTVNAEAMNFKGRNPLHELCRVVEDNTAATICELFLECMPKYPINIPDMDGNTPLLLSFMRGQSPLCKVLVKAGACLGTENKDGINIFNFKLATNQLLHKLLDQLPQESPWSESDVCQECTVKFTITMRKHHCRHCGRVLCFKCSNNDVPILKFGINKPVRVCFVCFTILQCGNGM